The proteins below come from a single Drosophila suzukii chromosome X, CBGP_Dsuzu_IsoJpt1.0, whole genome shotgun sequence genomic window:
- the LOC108005326 gene encoding uncharacterized protein encodes MYSPHIALLSAVQANDSRHEAKLRFQRRPTENIYTDPRLEQLIVYRALLEHLLQQKSHYDHERELELQRLERFRCEGANERRLHVQEQVVKKAQGMLPGIVFKLRNEVDKLKRFLDCDKEQELRQLDTALYDQCSKLLKNCQVTLDNLQ; translated from the coding sequence ATGTACAGTCCTCACATCGCCCTCTTATCGGCCGTGCAGGCCAACGACAGTCGTCATGAGGCCAAGCTCCGTTTCCAACGCCGTCCCACGGAAAACATCTACACGGATCCGCGTCTGGAGCAGCTGATCGTCTACCGGGCCCTGCTGGAGCACCTGCTGCAACAGAAGTCGCACTATGACCATGAGCGCGAGTTGGAGCTCCAACGCCTCGAGCGCTTCCGCTGCGAGGGAGCCAACGAGCGGCGGCTGCATGTGCAGGAGCAGGTGGTCAAGAAGGCGCAGGGCATGCTGCCCGGCATCGTGTTCAAGTTGCGCAACGAGGTGGACAAGCTGAAGCGCTTCCTCGACTGCGACAAGGAGCAGGAGCTGCGCCAACTGGACACCGCACTCTACGACCAGTGCAGCAAGCTACTCAAGAACTGCCAGGTTACACTGGACAACCTACAATGA